From Methanorbis rubei, one genomic window encodes:
- a CDS encoding phosphoribosylformylglycinamidine synthase, which yields MVFRVFVEKKPALANEANAVLGELRTLLGIQNITTLRIINRYDADNIEKDLFEYAKHTVFSEPQLDIVSDAVTLRDGERMFAVEFLPGQFDQRADSAAQCIQLISQKERAIIKTARVYVIGGKITNDDLTAIKKYVINQVESREASLELPATLALVCAAPKKVSVMTGFCSLDTAGLADFAKSFGLAMDAGDIAFCQQYFKTTGRDPTITEIKMIDTYWSDHCRHTTFLTTLDSVKTKSPLLQKAFDDYLAVRKKINRTKPVNLMDIGTIAVKYLRSQGKLEKLDESEEVNACTVRITVAVDGKDENWLLLFKNETHNHPTEIEPFGGAATCIGGAIRDPLSGRAYVYAAMRLTGAGNPLAPVDQTLPGKLPQRKIVTTAAAGYSSYGNQIGLATGMVDELYHPGYVAKRMEVGAVIGAAPASNVRRESPIPSDKIILLGGRTGRDGCGGATGSSKSHTADSLESCGAEVQKGNAPEERKIQRLFRNPAASILIKRCNDFGAGGVSVAIGELADGVSINLNAVPKKYDGLDGTELAISESQERMAVVVAAADAEKFIALSHAENLEATVVAEVTAEPRVVMTWNDDVIVDISREFLNSNGVEKHISAELAAPEPFSKPFSGTFTENYSALAGDLNICSKRGLSERFDSTIGAGAVLMPFGGKYQQTPVQAMVTKISVEHGDTDDCSLMAWGYNPAIAEKSPYHSAYLAVVESVAKLVATGAAFSDVYLSFQEYFERLGLDPKRWGKPVSALLGALSAQMGLGIGAIGGKDSMSGSFEQLNVPPTLISFAVTTEKIQNIISNEFKGPDHRVVLLSPAYDLEGGLPPTPSLLETFSRVTELMRKGQVLSCWTPVAGGIAEGVFKMALGNNIGLTYTNDVPLDDLFSYRYGSFILELDADAEAVGTLLGTTTSVPELRLGSETISLANLRQVYEAKLESVFPCNISQESAAIPKITFSDRNTAKPRVRVSQPRVLIPVFPGTNCEYDSAKAVARAGAVPEVIVINNMTAEDIANSVDAIADAIRRSHAIFIPGGFSGGDEPDGSGKFITAFFRNAKIKDAVHDLLKNRDGLMCGICNGFQALIKLGLVPYGEIVDVDENSPTLTFNTIGRHQSRIVRTRVASVKSPWLSRVNVDDVFAVPISHGEGRFLAGADTVADLIANGQVAAQYVDLDNQPTSDIHFNPNNSFMAIEAITSPDGRVLGKMGHSERVGEGLYRNVPDKFMMQLFESLVAYYQ from the coding sequence ATGGTTTTCAGAGTATTCGTTGAGAAAAAACCGGCTCTTGCCAACGAAGCAAATGCAGTTCTTGGCGAGCTTCGCACACTGCTTGGCATACAAAACATCACAACGCTTCGAATCATAAACCGCTACGACGCAGACAACATCGAAAAAGATCTCTTCGAGTACGCCAAACACACCGTTTTCTCCGAACCCCAGCTTGACATCGTCTCTGACGCCGTCACCCTTCGTGACGGCGAACGTATGTTCGCCGTCGAGTTCCTCCCCGGTCAGTTTGACCAGCGTGCCGACAGCGCCGCCCAGTGCATTCAGCTCATCTCCCAGAAGGAACGTGCCATCATCAAAACCGCACGCGTCTACGTCATCGGCGGAAAAATCACCAACGACGACCTCACCGCGATCAAAAAATACGTTATCAACCAGGTTGAAAGCCGCGAAGCATCACTCGAACTCCCTGCAACCCTTGCGCTTGTCTGCGCAGCCCCAAAAAAAGTATCCGTCATGACCGGCTTCTGCAGCCTCGACACCGCAGGCCTTGCAGACTTCGCGAAGTCCTTCGGGCTTGCGATGGATGCAGGCGACATCGCATTTTGCCAGCAGTACTTCAAGACCACAGGCCGCGACCCGACCATCACCGAAATTAAGATGATCGACACCTACTGGTCTGACCACTGCCGCCACACCACCTTCCTGACAACCCTCGACTCCGTAAAAACGAAAAGCCCGCTTCTTCAAAAAGCATTCGACGACTACCTTGCCGTGCGCAAAAAGATCAACCGCACTAAGCCGGTCAACCTCATGGACATCGGCACCATCGCCGTCAAATATCTGCGCTCACAAGGAAAGCTCGAAAAACTTGACGAGTCCGAAGAGGTCAATGCCTGCACCGTCAGGATAACCGTCGCTGTTGACGGCAAAGACGAAAACTGGCTGCTCTTATTCAAAAACGAGACCCACAACCACCCGACCGAGATCGAACCATTCGGCGGTGCTGCAACCTGCATCGGCGGCGCAATCCGCGACCCGCTCTCCGGCAGAGCATATGTATACGCTGCCATGCGGCTCACCGGTGCAGGAAATCCGCTTGCACCAGTCGACCAGACCCTCCCCGGTAAACTTCCTCAGAGAAAAATTGTCACCACTGCGGCAGCCGGCTACAGCTCCTACGGCAACCAGATCGGTCTTGCAACCGGCATGGTGGACGAACTCTATCATCCGGGATATGTCGCAAAACGCATGGAGGTCGGAGCCGTCATCGGTGCGGCACCGGCATCAAACGTCCGCCGCGAGTCCCCTATTCCGAGCGACAAAATAATTCTTCTCGGTGGAAGGACCGGCAGGGACGGCTGCGGCGGTGCGACCGGCTCCTCCAAATCCCACACAGCTGACTCGCTTGAGTCCTGCGGTGCTGAAGTGCAGAAAGGAAACGCTCCCGAGGAGCGAAAAATTCAGCGTCTGTTCAGAAACCCGGCTGCATCTATCCTCATCAAACGCTGCAATGACTTTGGTGCAGGCGGCGTCTCGGTTGCGATCGGTGAACTCGCCGACGGCGTCTCAATCAATCTCAATGCGGTCCCGAAAAAATACGACGGTCTCGATGGCACCGAGCTTGCTATCAGCGAGTCGCAGGAACGAATGGCGGTCGTCGTTGCCGCAGCTGACGCAGAAAAATTCATCGCTCTTTCCCATGCGGAAAATCTCGAGGCCACAGTCGTTGCCGAGGTGACTGCCGAGCCCAGGGTCGTAATGACATGGAACGATGACGTGATCGTTGACATCTCCCGCGAGTTCCTGAACTCAAACGGCGTAGAAAAACACATCTCTGCTGAACTTGCCGCACCGGAACCATTCTCAAAACCGTTCTCCGGAACCTTCACGGAAAACTACTCAGCTCTTGCGGGCGACCTGAACATCTGTTCAAAGCGCGGCCTCTCGGAGAGATTTGACTCAACCATTGGTGCCGGCGCTGTTCTGATGCCGTTCGGCGGAAAATATCAACAGACGCCGGTGCAGGCGATGGTCACAAAGATTTCCGTTGAACACGGAGACACCGATGACTGTTCCTTAATGGCATGGGGCTATAATCCTGCAATCGCAGAGAAGAGTCCGTATCACAGCGCGTACCTCGCGGTCGTCGAAAGTGTTGCAAAGCTTGTCGCAACCGGTGCCGCATTTTCTGATGTCTACCTGTCGTTTCAGGAGTATTTTGAACGATTAGGGCTTGATCCGAAACGCTGGGGCAAACCGGTCTCTGCCCTGCTTGGCGCACTCTCAGCTCAGATGGGTCTTGGCATCGGTGCGATTGGCGGCAAGGACTCGATGAGCGGCTCGTTTGAGCAGCTCAATGTCCCGCCCACCCTGATATCGTTTGCGGTTACCACAGAAAAGATCCAGAACATCATCTCAAACGAGTTCAAAGGCCCGGACCACCGTGTGGTCCTTCTCTCTCCTGCCTATGACTTAGAGGGCGGCCTGCCGCCAACCCCCTCGCTTCTGGAAACATTCTCTCGTGTGACAGAGCTGATGCGAAAAGGTCAGGTCCTCTCCTGCTGGACGCCGGTTGCCGGCGGTATTGCCGAGGGAGTTTTCAAGATGGCTCTTGGCAACAACATCGGTCTTACGTACACAAACGACGTCCCCCTCGATGATCTGTTCTCCTACCGCTACGGATCGTTCATTCTTGAGCTTGACGCTGATGCTGAAGCGGTTGGCACGCTTCTCGGCACAACAACATCCGTTCCCGAACTACGGCTTGGCAGCGAAACAATTTCGCTCGCAAACCTCCGGCAGGTGTATGAGGCAAAGCTTGAGTCGGTGTTCCCCTGCAACATCTCTCAAGAGTCTGCAGCGATTCCAAAGATTACGTTCAGCGACCGAAACACCGCAAAGCCGCGTGTCCGTGTGTCACAGCCCCGCGTTCTTATTCCGGTGTTTCCGGGAACGAACTGTGAGTACGACAGCGCGAAGGCTGTCGCACGTGCCGGCGCTGTTCCCGAGGTTATCGTCATCAACAACATGACCGCAGAAGACATTGCAAATTCTGTTGACGCCATAGCTGACGCCATCCGCCGCTCGCATGCCATCTTTATCCCCGGCGGCTTCTCCGGCGGCGACGAACCGGATGGCTCTGGCAAGTTCATCACTGCATTCTTCCGCAACGCAAAAATCAAGGATGCCGTGCATGACCTTCTCAAGAATCGCGACGGCCTCATGTGCGGCATCTGCAACGGGTTCCAGGCACTGATCAAACTGGGCCTTGTTCCCTACGGCGAGATCGTTGACGTGGACGAGAACTCGCCGACGCTCACCTTCAACACCATCGGCCGCCACCAGTCAAGGATTGTACGGACGCGTGTCGCCTCGGTGAAGTCGCCGTGGCTGTCGCGCGTGAATGTGGATGATGTCTTCGCTGTTCCGATCTCCCACGGCGAGGGACGCTTCCTCGCGGGCGCCGACACTGTCGCAGACCTCATCGCAAACGGTCAGGTTGCTGCGCAGTATGTCGACCTCGACAACCAACCGACATCTGACATTCACTTCAACCCGAACAACTCCTTCATGGCAATTGAAGCGATCACCTCGCCGGACGGTCGTGTGCTCGGTAAAATGGGACACTCTGAACGCGTGGGCGAGGGACTGTACCGCAATGTTCCTGATAAGTTCATGATGCAGCTGTTTGAGTCGCTGGTGGCATACTACCAGTGA
- a CDS encoding polymer-forming cytoskeletal protein, producing MAEGKKRIIVAEPIPEAELSQDAEMPAAEEILAESIPELEIPHREESAVAAIATAELFKKCILPNKTELQERILKTKNDILVGDHCDIGYGLYGNDIVICEFCKLTGDVVAEGDLRIDNFCEISGTVICNGDAYLGEGVKVHGKLTVGGNLDIGDNVFIEKEFKAFGDISIRNPMPVILYLLLYVMTMLHLDNEAEVEKTVNAMISEANSEPLVLPPRTTMDLRYFSVTTPMEVGSSSRLHGNIKAKSLVLHNDVTLFGGVHAIRRVKVGERTAVHGDVVANSVRIERGADILGDVSGDKVWLHEDALVSGIIRSPGGLTIGRFEEKKG from the coding sequence ATGGCAGAAGGAAAAAAACGAATCATCGTCGCAGAACCCATTCCTGAAGCGGAGCTTTCCCAGGATGCCGAGATGCCGGCGGCAGAGGAAATTCTTGCAGAGTCCATTCCGGAGCTTGAGATTCCGCACCGTGAGGAGTCTGCGGTTGCGGCGATTGCAACGGCTGAACTGTTCAAGAAATGCATCCTGCCCAATAAGACCGAGCTGCAGGAACGCATTCTCAAGACAAAGAACGATATCCTCGTGGGCGATCACTGCGACATCGGCTACGGCCTTTACGGCAATGACATCGTGATCTGTGAGTTCTGCAAACTCACGGGCGATGTTGTTGCCGAAGGCGATCTCAGGATCGATAACTTCTGTGAGATCAGCGGGACCGTCATCTGCAACGGCGACGCGTATCTCGGCGAGGGCGTGAAGGTTCACGGCAAGCTGACGGTCGGCGGCAATCTTGACATCGGCGATAATGTTTTCATCGAAAAGGAGTTCAAGGCGTTCGGCGACATCAGCATCAGAAATCCGATGCCGGTGATTCTCTACCTTCTGCTGTATGTGATGACGATGCTTCACCTCGACAATGAGGCCGAGGTGGAGAAGACGGTGAATGCGATGATCTCGGAAGCGAACAGCGAGCCGCTTGTGCTTCCGCCGCGGACGACGATGGATCTTCGTTATTTTTCGGTCACAACCCCGATGGAGGTTGGTTCAAGCTCGCGTCTGCATGGAAACATCAAGGCGAAGTCTCTTGTTCTGCACAATGATGTGACGCTGTTCGGTGGTGTTCATGCGATTCGCCGCGTGAAGGTCGGCGAGCGGACTGCGGTCCACGGTGATGTGGTTGCCAACAGTGTTCGAATTGAGCGCGGTGCCGACATCCTCGGCGATGTTTCGGGCGACAAAGTCTGGCTGCATGAGGATGCTCTGGTGAGCGGTATCATCCGCTCTCCCGGGGGTCTCACGATCGGACGGTTTGAGGAGAAGAAGGGATGA
- a CDS encoding 2,3-bisphosphoglycerate-independent phosphoglycerate mutase — protein sequence MTASKILLLIIDGVGDRPCECLGGKTPLEAAKIPNLDELAATGICGIMDPVAPGIRAGSDTSHLSILGYPPQQYYTGRGPLEAAGCGIKMEPGMVGFRANYATLDDAGNVIDRRAGRIADTTEISAAVRDGVDLSKYGVTIEFEPGTGHRAALALRGKGLSADVSSNDPKTTGIPPKTIHPEGADTDSARFTAEVCNEFCRQAENILKNHPVNLARKAAGENPANTVLIRGSGVMGAYEPFEERHGLSGSVIAAAALIAGIGSSVGLKRVPVDPDTPLNDQVDLVLDEFKTQDFVLFNIKNADEYGHDGKAAEKKDFLEKLDKELRPFMEMPSLMIAVCGDHSTPCSIKEHSADPVPLIIRGDGTRVDRVTAYDEISCAAGALCRISGGDLMPILLDLIDKTHKYGA from the coding sequence ATGACAGCATCCAAAATACTTCTTCTCATCATCGACGGCGTGGGGGACCGTCCCTGCGAATGTCTGGGCGGAAAAACACCGCTTGAGGCGGCTAAGATTCCTAACCTTGACGAACTCGCCGCAACCGGCATCTGCGGCATCATGGATCCGGTAGCCCCGGGAATCCGTGCGGGCTCGGACACCTCCCACTTAAGCATTCTCGGCTATCCTCCCCAACAATACTATACCGGCCGCGGACCTCTGGAGGCGGCAGGCTGCGGCATCAAAATGGAACCGGGCATGGTCGGGTTCCGCGCCAACTACGCGACTCTTGACGATGCGGGCAATGTGATCGACCGCCGTGCCGGACGAATCGCCGACACCACCGAGATATCTGCCGCGGTCCGTGACGGCGTTGACCTCAGCAAATACGGAGTAACCATCGAGTTCGAGCCTGGCACCGGTCACCGTGCGGCCCTTGCCCTCCGCGGCAAGGGTCTTTCGGCTGATGTTTCCAGCAACGATCCGAAGACCACCGGCATCCCGCCAAAAACCATCCATCCCGAAGGTGCGGACACTGATTCTGCACGATTTACCGCAGAGGTCTGCAACGAGTTCTGCCGTCAGGCAGAAAACATTCTGAAGAATCATCCGGTTAACCTTGCCCGCAAAGCCGCAGGAGAGAACCCGGCAAACACCGTTCTCATCCGGGGAAGCGGAGTCATGGGAGCCTACGAGCCGTTCGAGGAACGTCACGGACTCTCCGGCAGCGTTATTGCGGCAGCTGCCCTCATTGCCGGCATCGGAAGCTCGGTCGGTCTGAAACGCGTTCCGGTTGACCCTGACACTCCCCTTAATGATCAGGTTGACCTCGTCCTTGACGAGTTCAAAACTCAGGACTTCGTGCTCTTCAACATCAAAAATGCTGACGAGTACGGCCATGATGGCAAGGCTGCCGAGAAGAAGGACTTCCTTGAAAAGCTTGACAAAGAACTTCGGCCGTTCATGGAGATGCCTAGCCTCATGATCGCAGTCTGCGGCGACCACTCAACGCCGTGCAGCATCAAAGAGCACAGCGCAGACCCGGTGCCGCTGATCATCCGCGGTGACGGCACGAGAGTTGACCGCGTCACCGCGTACGATGAAATTTCCTGCGCTGCCGGTGCTCTGTGCCGGATTTCCGGTGGAGATCTCATGCCGATCCTTCTGGATCTCATTGACAAAACCCATAAGTACGGCGCATAA
- a CDS encoding thioredoxin family protein, with amino-acid sequence MDDPELEQLRKKRLEELAATVPPPEGWPVVHLTEYNFNQVTLQRPKIVIDFWAEWCGPCRYFGPIFEEMSTEFPEVQFCKCDTDRNHGIATQLHITNIPLVMYIRDGTAVRMRAGAMSAEKFREELIQVFRTDDTV; translated from the coding sequence ATGGACGATCCCGAACTGGAACAGCTGAGAAAAAAACGGCTCGAGGAACTCGCGGCAACGGTTCCGCCGCCGGAAGGATGGCCGGTAGTGCACCTCACCGAGTACAACTTCAATCAGGTAACCCTGCAGAGACCAAAAATCGTGATCGACTTCTGGGCGGAATGGTGCGGCCCCTGCCGGTACTTCGGACCGATCTTTGAAGAGATGTCAACAGAGTTTCCGGAGGTTCAGTTCTGCAAATGCGACACAGACCGCAATCACGGCATCGCAACCCAGCTGCACATCACCAACATCCCCCTCGTCATGTACATCCGTGACGGCACAGCCGTTCGGATGCGGGCAGGAGCAATGTCTGCGGAAAAATTCCGCGAAGAGCTGATACAGGTATTCAGAACTGATGACACTGTTTGA